In Mercurialis annua linkage group LG6, ddMerAnnu1.2, whole genome shotgun sequence, the following are encoded in one genomic region:
- the LOC126687318 gene encoding putative CCR4-associated factor 1 homolog 8 → MACTNVWSNNLVEEFRKLDSCLNDYRVVSFDTEFPGFLASSPRDCGDVRRYADLKCNVDAMNMLQLGLTPSNMNGEIGGTWQFNFFFSRDLDVYSEDSIVFLKKSGIDFVRLETDGIDLHEFSTLLTSLLGRHSDLLWVNFHGLYDLGYLVKLLSNNLLPESITDFTRLIGECFGGVVDVKYVARLCDGLLEGELSLEKLANILGVERVGGAHQAGSDSLLTCLVFNNIMMTYNELQPTDYIGHLYSIQTRICMSQKQPLLRVQPPPNTLLRVQPPPNIIYFRAAPRPIIPIVCSPYRMRIVRMKPVHTVLMNKLLL, encoded by the coding sequence ATGGCTTGTACCAACGTTTGGAGCAACAATTTGGTTGAAGAGTTTCGAAAGCTCGACAGTTGTCTTAATGACTATCGAGTTGTATCATTTGATACTGAGTTTCCGGGGTTTCTTGCGAGTTCACCCAGAGATTGTGGAGATGTTCGCAGATACGCTGACTTAAAGTGTAATGTCGACGCTATGAATATGCTTCAATTAGGATTAACTCCTTCGAACATGAATGGCGAGATTGGCGGAACCTGGcagtttaatttctttttcagcAGGGATCTTGATGTTTATTCTGAAGATTCCATTGTGTTCTTGAAGAAGTCTGGAATTGATTTTGTAAGACTCGAGACAGACGGCATTGATTTACACGAGTTTTCGACATTGCTTACCTCTCTTTTAGGCCGTCATAGTGATTTGCtttgggtaaattttcacgGCTTATATGATTTAGGTTACTTAGTCAAGCTTTTGAGCAACAACTTATTACCCGAATCCATTACGGACTTTACTCGACTTATCGGAGAATGCTTTGGCGGTGTGGTTGATGTGAAGTATGTGGCTAGGCTCTGTGACGGTTTGCTCGAAGGCGAGTTAAGTCTTGAAAAGCTGGCTAACATACTTGGAGTCGAACGGGTCGGAGGAGCGCATCAAGCGGGTTCTGATAGTTTATTAACTTGTTTAGTTTTCAACAATATTATGATGACTTATAATGAACTTCAGCCAACTGACTACATTGGACATCTATACAGTATTCAGACAAGGATTTGCATGTCACAGAAGCAGCCTCTTCTTCGTGTTCAGCCTCCACCAAACACTCTACTCCGTGTTCAGCCTCCACCAAACATCATATATTTCCGTGCAGCACCGCGTCCCATTATTCCCATTGTTTGTAGTCCTTATAGGATGCGCATAGTTCGGATGAAGCCGGTGCACACGGTTCTTATGAACAAGCTACTATTATAG